In Hymenobacter gelipurpurascens, one DNA window encodes the following:
- the fbp gene encoding class 1 fructose-bisphosphatase encodes MSISRENALAQPVGTTLERYIMRKQSEFAYATGELSQLLRDIALAGKIVNREVNRAGLTSIIGAMGQQNVQGEAQQKLDVEANIRFIRALTNGGEACAVLSEEEDDIIHTGNCQGKYVVAIDPLDGSSNIDVNISIGTIFSIYRRVSEVGQEATREDFLQGGRRQIAAGYILYGSSTMLVYTTGHGVVGFTYENSLGEFFLSHPSITIPATGNVFSCNEGYWFDYPQYVRDFLMQCKEQTMSGRYVGSLVADYHRNLFTGGIYLYPPTRKTPQGKLRLLYEGYPLAFLIEQAGGLAMAGTEEVLDIEPTDFHQRAPLYIGSPELVNRLLACAKAVPEVPVLAAQTSEAAR; translated from the coding sequence ATGAGTATTAGTCGCGAAAACGCACTGGCCCAGCCAGTTGGCACTACGCTGGAGCGCTACATCATGCGCAAGCAGTCTGAGTTTGCGTACGCCACGGGCGAGTTGTCGCAGCTGCTGCGCGACATTGCGCTGGCCGGAAAAATCGTAAACCGGGAGGTAAACCGGGCTGGCCTGACCAGCATCATCGGCGCTATGGGCCAGCAGAACGTGCAGGGCGAGGCGCAGCAAAAGCTCGATGTAGAAGCCAATATCCGCTTTATCCGGGCTCTCACCAATGGGGGCGAGGCCTGTGCTGTTCTCTCAGAGGAGGAGGACGACATCATCCACACCGGCAACTGCCAGGGCAAATACGTGGTGGCCATTGACCCACTGGATGGCTCCTCGAACATCGATGTCAACATCAGCATCGGGACTATCTTCAGCATCTACCGGCGCGTGTCGGAGGTAGGGCAGGAGGCTACGCGGGAAGACTTTCTACAGGGTGGCCGCCGACAAATTGCGGCCGGCTACATACTGTATGGCTCCAGCACCATGCTGGTGTATACTACCGGGCACGGCGTGGTCGGCTTCACGTATGAAAACTCGCTGGGGGAGTTCTTCCTGTCTCATCCCAGCATCACCATTCCGGCCACCGGCAACGTGTTTTCCTGCAACGAAGGCTACTGGTTCGACTATCCGCAGTACGTGCGCGACTTTCTCATGCAGTGCAAGGAGCAAACCATGAGCGGCCGGTACGTGGGCTCCCTCGTAGCCGACTATCACCGCAATCTGTTTACGGGCGGCATTTACTTGTATCCGCCCACGCGCAAAACGCCCCAGGGCAAGCTGCGCCTGCTGTATGAAGGCTACCCGCTGGCTTTCCTCATTGAGCAGGCCGGTGGCCTGGCCATGGCTGGCACGGAGGAAGTGCTGGATATTGAGCCTACTGATTTTCATCAGCGGGCTCCGCTCTATATTGGCTCGCCGGAGCTGGTTAATCGGTTGCTGGCCTGCGCTAAAGCGGTTCCAGAGGTTCCGGTACTTGCTGCTCAAACCTCGGAAGCTGCCCGCTAG
- a CDS encoding aldehyde dehydrogenase family protein, which yields MTKIVSPQVEFGGLLSQMKSITPEVFTQDGKFLNLMEGRWQEPGKPRPFTSPVDGSDIGSLPMLDHDTAVRAVQFAKQEAAAWAAVDLDERKRRVQDCLNQLRDQVDLVGKLLIWEIGKTYKLGFTDIDRAIEGVQWYVDNIEGMLGQREPLGLVSNIASWNYPMSVLLHAVLVQALCGNSVIAKTPTDGGFISLSLTFAIARRCGLPVTLVSGSGGELSDVLVKNEAVDCLSFVGGRYNGRNIADALGSVHKRYMLEMEGVNTYGIWNYSDWDGLADQLKKGYDYGKQRCTAYVRFVVERRLFPQFVETYWNTIKGLKVGNPTLVDSADDKLPDLAFGPVINKAQAEDLDRLYENALKTGATPIFEGKLDDSLFLPGQDRSAYRAPRALVNLPRQSELYFKEPFGPIDSIVLVDRVEELVGEMNISNGALVGALASDDEKWAARTAKEVRAFKMGINKLRSRGDREEVFGGLGESWKGAFVGGALLVEAVTEGEKSILGNFEDATRLPEKI from the coding sequence ATGACCAAAATCGTTTCGCCCCAGGTTGAGTTCGGCGGTCTGCTGAGCCAGATGAAATCCATCACTCCGGAAGTATTCACGCAGGACGGCAAGTTCCTGAACCTCATGGAAGGCCGGTGGCAGGAGCCCGGTAAGCCCCGCCCGTTTACCTCGCCCGTAGATGGCTCCGATATTGGCTCGCTGCCCATGCTCGACCATGACACCGCCGTGCGCGCCGTGCAGTTTGCCAAGCAGGAAGCCGCTGCCTGGGCCGCCGTAGACCTGGATGAGCGTAAGCGCCGCGTGCAGGACTGCCTCAACCAACTGCGCGACCAGGTAGACCTCGTGGGCAAACTACTGATCTGGGAGATTGGCAAAACCTATAAGTTGGGCTTCACCGACATCGACCGCGCTATCGAGGGCGTGCAGTGGTATGTCGATAATATTGAAGGCATGCTGGGCCAGCGCGAGCCGCTAGGCTTGGTCAGCAACATTGCTTCCTGGAACTACCCTATGTCGGTGCTGCTGCACGCGGTGCTGGTGCAGGCCCTATGTGGCAACTCGGTTATTGCCAAAACACCTACCGATGGCGGCTTCATTTCCCTGAGCCTGACCTTCGCCATTGCTCGTCGCTGCGGCCTGCCCGTTACGTTGGTGAGTGGCTCGGGCGGTGAGCTGAGCGACGTGCTGGTGAAGAATGAAGCAGTAGACTGCCTCAGCTTCGTAGGTGGCCGCTACAACGGCCGCAACATTGCTGATGCCCTGGGCTCCGTGCACAAGCGCTACATGCTGGAAATGGAAGGCGTGAACACCTACGGCATCTGGAACTACAGCGACTGGGATGGCCTAGCCGATCAGCTCAAGAAGGGCTACGACTACGGCAAGCAGCGCTGCACGGCCTACGTGCGGTTTGTGGTGGAGCGCCGCCTGTTTCCGCAGTTCGTGGAAACCTACTGGAACACCATCAAGGGCCTGAAAGTCGGCAACCCCACGCTCGTAGACAGCGCCGACGACAAGCTGCCGGATCTGGCCTTTGGACCCGTAATCAATAAAGCGCAGGCCGAAGATCTGGACCGCCTCTACGAAAACGCCCTGAAAACTGGCGCTACGCCTATTTTCGAGGGTAAGCTCGATGATAGCCTGTTCCTGCCCGGCCAGGACCGCTCGGCTTACCGCGCGCCCCGCGCCCTCGTAAATCTGCCTCGCCAAAGCGAGCTATACTTCAAGGAGCCCTTCGGCCCCATTGACTCCATTGTGCTGGTAGACCGCGTGGAGGAACTGGTAGGCGAAATGAACATCTCGAACGGAGCCTTGGTAGGGGCGCTGGCCTCTGATGACGAGAAGTGGGCGGCGCGCACCGCCAAGGAAGTGCGTGCCTTCAAGATGGGCATCAATAAACTCCGCTCGCGTGGCGACCGGGAAGAGGTATTTGGTGGCCTGGGCGAGTCGTGGAAGGGTGCTTTTGTGGGCGGTGCGCTGCTCGTGGAGGCCGTAACGGAAGGTGAAAAATCGATTCTGGGCAACTTCGAGGATGCCACCCGGCTGCCGGAGAAGATTTAG